A section of the Trachemys scripta elegans isolate TJP31775 chromosome 10, CAS_Tse_1.0, whole genome shotgun sequence genome encodes:
- the DCUN1D3 gene encoding DCN1-like protein 3 has translation MGQCVTKCKNPSSTLGSKNGDRESSSKSHGKRSAVHKEEHTSVCAKSSGDILVNGTKKTDTALDSSQPPTFSGDAKKEPVSGTEESSLQRIGELFRRYKDEREDAILEEGMERFCNDLCVDPTEFKVLVLAWKFQAATMCKFTRKEFFEGCKAINADSIDGICSRFPSLLNEAKQEDKFKDLYRFTFQFGLDSEEGQRSLHREIAIALWKLVFTQNNPPILDQWLNFLIENPSGIKGISRDTWNMFLNFTQVIGPDLSNYSEDEAWPSLFDTFVEWEMERRKKEEETKCITCSDTEGPCIEEQT, from the exons ATGGGCCAGTGTGTCACTAAGTGCAAGAATCCTTCTTCCACCCTGGGCAGCAAAAATGGAGATAGAGAATCTAGCAGCAAGTCTCATGGCAAAAGAAGTGCAGTTCACAAAGAAGAACATACCTCAGTATGTGCAAAATCCTCTGGTGACATACTTGTCAATGGGACAAAGAAAACGGATACTGCTTTAGATTCTAGTCAACCTCCAACTTTCTCTGGGGATGCAAAGAAAGAGCCTGTTTCCGGCACCGAGGAATCGTCACTTCAGAGGATTGGGGAATTGTTTAGGAGATACAAGGACGAACGAGAAGATGCCATACTGGAAGAAGGCATGGAACGTTTTTGTAATGACCTCTGTGTTGACCCCACTGAATTTAAAGTGCTAGTCTTGGCTTGGAAATTCCAGGCAGCTACCATGTGCAAATTTACAAG GAAGGAGTTCTTTGAGGGCTGCAAAGCAATAAATGCGGACAGCATTGATGGCATTTGTTCTAGGTTCCCCAGCCTCTTAAATGAAGCCAAACAAGAAGATAAATTCAAGGATCTCTATCGTTTCACCTTTCAGTTTGGCCTGGACTCTGAAGAAGGACAGAGGTCTCTACATCGGGAAATAGCCATTGCCCTTTGGAAGTTAGTCTTCACCCAAAATAACCCCCCTATATTGGACCAGTGGTTAAACTTCCTAATTGAGAACCCCTCAGGAATTAAGGGAATCTCCCGGGACACATGGAACATGTTTCTAAATTTTACTCAGGTGATTGGACCAGATCTTAGCAACTACAGTGAAGATGAGGCCTGGCCTAGTCTCTTTGATACCTTTGTGGAATGGGAAATGGAACGAaggaaaaaagaagaggaaacCAAATGTATTACATGTTCAGACACAGAGGGTCCGTGTATAGAAGAACAGACTTAA